Proteins encoded within one genomic window of Thioploca ingrica:
- a CDS encoding transposase, with amino-acid sequence MHEHDHSYKLLFSHAAMVEDLLRGFIPEVWVKELDFTTLEKVSGSFISDDLREREDDLIWRVRWRNEWLYVYILLEFQSTVDSFMAVRIMTYLGLLYQDLIKHQQLTARDSLPPVLPLVLYNGQTRWHAARNIRNLIPVVPSGLEKYCPQLEYLVLDEGAFSDNELASLRNLVAALFRLEQSRTVTDIQQILSHLIEWLQAPEQTGLRRDFTVWLRRVILPRRWPQVILPEIHELQEMHTMLAETVQQWYAEAEEQGMQHGFQRGIQQGVQQGIQQGIQQGIQQGRQEGQLEGERLLFKFQLQAKFGSLSPKIEEQLDALDAEMLFHCAKRLLIATTIEEVFTDLL; translated from the coding sequence ATGCACGAACACGATCACAGTTATAAATTACTTTTTTCCCATGCCGCAATGGTGGAAGATTTGCTCCGTGGCTTTATACCGGAAGTATGGGTCAAGGAATTAGATTTTACCACCTTAGAAAAAGTCAGCGGCAGCTTTATTAGCGATGACCTTCGGGAACGCGAAGATGATCTGATTTGGCGAGTCCGTTGGCGAAACGAATGGTTGTATGTTTATATCCTCTTAGAGTTTCAATCGACAGTCGACTCGTTTATGGCCGTGCGGATCATGACTTACTTAGGACTGTTATATCAAGACTTGATTAAACATCAACAATTAACAGCACGAGACTCACTCCCACCGGTTTTGCCCTTAGTTTTATACAATGGTCAAACTCGCTGGCATGCCGCCAGGAATATTCGTAACTTAATTCCAGTTGTACCCAGTGGTTTGGAAAAATATTGCCCCCAATTGGAATACTTAGTTTTAGATGAAGGTGCTTTCAGTGACAACGAGTTGGCATCATTACGCAATTTGGTAGCGGCACTGTTTCGTTTAGAACAGAGTCGGACTGTCACCGATATTCAACAAATTTTAAGCCATTTAATTGAGTGGTTACAGGCACCGGAACAAACCGGATTACGCCGGGATTTTACTGTTTGGTTACGACGGGTCATCTTACCAAGACGATGGCCACAAGTCATACTACCAGAAATTCACGAATTACAGGAGATGCACACAATGCTAGCTGAAACTGTACAACAATGGTATGCCGAAGCGGAAGAACAAGGAATGCAACATGGATTTCAACGAGGCATTCAACAAGGCGTTCAACAAGGCATTCAACAAGGCATTCAACAAGGCATTCAACAAGGAAGACAAGAAGGTCAGTTAGAAGGAGAACGGCTGTTGTTTAAGTTTCAATTACAGGCTAAATTTGGATCACTTTCACCGAAAATAGAAGAACAACTTGATGCCCTTGATGCGGAAATGCTATTCCATTGTGCCAAACGGTTGTTGATCGCCACTACTATCGAGGAAGTTTTTACTGATTTGCTTTAA
- a CDS encoding heterodisulfide reductase subunit A has product MTDVVATNQTILVVGGGISGMTAALEAAECGKDVILLERNPSLGGRVAQLYKYFPKLCYPTCGMEINLRRIKANPKLRVITLAEVTKVIGGAGNYTVDITLQPRYVNNNCTACGACSEAVEAKFDNEYNYGLNQRKGAYLPFYMAYPQRYVVDPRIIGTADAEKAKAACKYDAIDLNMSAQNIQLTVGAIIWATGWRPFDANKIQPYGYDRIPNVITSVELERMMDPLGPTDGKILRPSDQTEAKNIAFIQCAGSRDRNYLKHCSRMCCTATLKQTTYVRERYGDAGKSSVYYIDIRAIDRFDDLYQRVKADPNVTFIKSKVANITLDKATGNPILNGVDTEGYHRYNNPHDLVVLAIGMEPSVDFSRLGIDIKVNEHGFIEADPSNGGLFAAGCASDALDVNRAVQHATASALRAIQVVNQVS; this is encoded by the coding sequence ATGACAGATGTCGTTGCAACCAACCAGACGATTTTAGTCGTGGGGGGTGGAATTAGCGGGATGACCGCCGCGTTAGAAGCTGCTGAGTGTGGCAAAGACGTGATTTTACTTGAAAGAAACCCCTCCCTGGGTGGAAGAGTTGCGCAATTATACAAATATTTTCCCAAATTGTGTTACCCAACTTGTGGAATGGAAATCAACTTACGGCGAATTAAAGCCAATCCGAAATTACGCGTCATTACCCTGGCTGAAGTAACCAAAGTCATTGGTGGTGCGGGTAATTATACGGTGGATATTACCCTTCAACCCCGTTATGTTAACAATAACTGTACGGCTTGTGGTGCTTGTAGTGAAGCGGTTGAAGCAAAATTTGACAATGAATATAACTATGGTTTAAATCAACGTAAAGGGGCTTATCTGCCATTTTATATGGCTTATCCACAACGTTATGTTGTCGATCCCCGTATTATTGGCACTGCTGATGCGGAAAAAGCAAAGGCGGCTTGTAAATACGATGCTATCGATTTAAACATGTCTGCACAAAACATTCAGCTTACCGTTGGTGCTATTATCTGGGCTACTGGCTGGAGACCGTTTGATGCTAACAAAATTCAACCTTATGGCTATGACCGTATTCCCAATGTGATTACCAGTGTTGAATTAGAACGAATGATGGATCCTTTAGGTCCCACGGATGGCAAAATTCTTCGTCCTTCCGATCAAACCGAAGCGAAAAATATTGCTTTTATTCAATGCGCCGGCTCACGCGATCGCAATTATCTCAAACATTGTTCGCGCATGTGCTGTACCGCGACGTTAAAACAAACCACTTATGTACGCGAACGTTATGGCGATGCTGGTAAATCCAGTGTTTACTACATTGATATTCGCGCCATTGACCGCTTTGACGATTTATATCAACGCGTTAAAGCCGATCCGAACGTAACCTTTATCAAATCGAAAGTTGCCAATATTACTCTCGATAAAGCCACCGGTAATCCCATTTTAAATGGAGTCGATACGGAAGGTTATCACCGCTATAATAATCCCCACGATTTGGTGGTACTCGCTATTGGCATGGAACCCAGTGTGGATTTCAGTCGCTTAGGAATTGATATTAAGGTTAATGAGCATGGCTTCATTGAAGCTGACCCCAGTAATGGTGGCCTGTTTGCCGCTGGTTGCGCTTCTGACGCATTAGATGTTAACCGCGCAGTACAACATGCGACTGCCAGTGCATTGCGGGCTATTCAAGTGGTTAATCAAGTCTCATAA